One part of the Acetoanaerobium sticklandii genome encodes these proteins:
- a CDS encoding acyltransferase produces the protein MDEKKLNNIASSMDKVFWSFWDNLIYKALESSVDIMPPRLQKLIANYYTDARIRKLYFDRLGVKMGEGSFANLGMKIIVSANHRYSIEIGDNVSIGPNLTLVTEAAAGNGKEINTLPYVKEKLTKEAKIYIEDEVWIGANVVILPGVRVGRCSVIGAGAVVNSNVEPYSVYAGVPARKIRDLEKE, from the coding sequence ATGGATGAAAAGAAACTAAATAATATAGCTAGTAGCATGGACAAAGTTTTTTGGAGCTTTTGGGACAATCTGATTTATAAAGCTTTAGAATCAAGCGTTGATATTATGCCACCTAGGCTTCAAAAACTAATTGCAAATTATTATACTGATGCTAGAATTAGGAAGCTGTATTTTGATAGATTAGGTGTAAAGATGGGCGAAGGAAGCTTTGCTAATTTAGGTATGAAAATCATAGTATCAGCAAATCATAGATATAGCATAGAAATAGGAGATAATGTATCTATAGGACCCAATTTGACTTTAGTTACAGAGGCAGCAGCCGGCAACGGAAAGGAAATCAACACCTTGCCTTATGTAAAGGAAAAGCTTACTAAGGAAGCTAAAATTTATATAGAGGATGAAGTGTGGATAGGGGCTAATGTCGTGATTCTTCCAGGTGTAAGAGTTGGAAGATGCAGTGTTATAGGAGCTGGGGCAGTTGTAAACTCTAATGTCGAGCCATATAGCGTATATGCAGGAGTTCCAGCAAGAAAGATTAGAGATTTGGAAAAGGAGTAG
- a CDS encoding glycosyltransferase family 2 protein, with protein MDKVSIIVPIYYNELNIPHLYEQMKEKILSRTDFEAEIVCVDDGSKDGSYKALLELREKDDRFKVVKLSRNFGSHTAILAGFAHATGDCMTMVAADLQEPLEIIIEMYEKWRQGKKVVIAVRKDREDGFFQKLFSNTYYSLMQKYALKDMPSGGFDCFFIDKKVRDVLVSMNEKNSSIVGQVLWAGFEMDKIYYVRKKREIGESKWTLSKKIKLFIDSFMAFSYVPIRFISTLGIFISIVGFILAVFLIVNKFMFNVPVQGWTTMMITLLMLSGIQMLTLGVIGEYLWRNFDESRGRPTYIVEETHGIDE; from the coding sequence ATGGATAAAGTATCAATTATAGTTCCAATTTATTACAATGAACTAAATATACCTCACTTATATGAGCAAATGAAAGAAAAAATCCTATCAAGAACTGATTTTGAAGCTGAAATTGTCTGCGTAGATGATGGCTCAAAGGACGGTTCATATAAAGCTCTGCTAGAGCTAAGAGAAAAAGATGATAGGTTCAAGGTAGTCAAGCTGTCTAGAAATTTTGGTTCACATACAGCTATACTTGCAGGCTTTGCTCATGCGACTGGAGACTGCATGACTATGGTAGCTGCTGACCTTCAGGAACCTCTGGAAATAATTATAGAGATGTATGAAAAATGGAGGCAAGGCAAAAAAGTAGTAATAGCAGTTCGCAAGGACAGAGAGGATGGTTTTTTTCAAAAACTGTTTTCCAATACATATTATTCTCTGATGCAAAAATATGCACTAAAAGACATGCCTAGTGGAGGCTTTGATTGTTTCTTTATCGATAAAAAAGTAAGAGATGTACTGGTATCCATGAATGAAAAAAATTCTTCTATTGTGGGACAGGTGCTCTGGGCTGGATTTGAAATGGACAAGATTTACTATGTGAGAAAAAAACGAGAAATAGGGGAGTCTAAATGGACTTTATCAAAGAAAATTAAGCTCTTTATTGATTCCTTTATGGCTTTTTCTTATGTCCCTATCAGATTTATATCTACGCTAGGTATATTTATTTCTATAGTTGGATTTATCTTAGCAGTATTTTTGATTGTGAATAAGTTTATGTTCAATGTGCCTGTTCAAGGCTGGACTACTATGATGATTACCCTACTAATGCTCTCTGGAATACAGATGCTTACTCTAGGAGTTATAGGGGAGTATCTATGGAGAAATTTTGATGAGAGCAGAGGAAGACCTACTTACATAGTAGAAGAAACTCATGGAATAGATGAGTAA